GATGATTAAATCTGATACCTCATCATAACGTTGCTTAACTATCTGTAATTTATCTAGCATAGTATCTTTTCTTGGGGTGCGAATTTACGATTTTTTATCGAATTTAATTCATTATCTTTAATCCTTTAAGTGTTTTATCATGCGTTTTTTACTACTATTCATTACCGGATTTTTACTTTTTTCTTGTCAAAATACGGCAGAGATCAAAAAACCTACATGGTTGATTGGAAAATGGAAACGTACAAACAATCAACCTGATAAACTTACGTATGAGTTTTGGAGTAATGATTTTTCTGGAATTGGTTTCACTTTAAAAGAAAAAGATACTGTATTTAAAGAAGTATTACATATTATTACCAAGAATAATTCTTTGTTTTTACAAGTTACAGGAGTGAATGAAGCTCCTACATTATTTGTTTTCACACAACAAACTGATACTTCTTTTACCGCAGAAAACAAACTAAACGAGTTTCCTAAAGTGATACAATACTGGAAAGAAAACAATCAATTAAAAGCTAAAGTGGCTAACGATGAATTTTCAATTGATTTTGTGTTTGATAAAATAGAATAAAAAAATCACGAGTTGAACTCGTGATTTTTTTTACACATTATCTACCCACATTTTGAAGTACCACAATCATTACACGTTAAACACCCTTCTTGATAAATTAAATTATCCGATTTG
The nucleotide sequence above comes from Tenacibaculum singaporense. Encoded proteins:
- a CDS encoding DUF6265 family protein, translated to MRFLLLFITGFLLFSCQNTAEIKKPTWLIGKWKRTNNQPDKLTYEFWSNDFSGIGFTLKEKDTVFKEVLHIITKNNSLFLQVTGVNEAPTLFVFTQQTDTSFTAENKLNEFPKVIQYWKENNQLKAKVANDEFSIDFVFDKIE